The following are from one region of the Pseudorasbora parva isolate DD20220531a chromosome 12, ASM2467924v1, whole genome shotgun sequence genome:
- the atf7b gene encoding cyclic AMP-dependent transcription factor ATF-7b isoform X2, with translation MGDDRPFVCTAPGCGQRFTNEDHLAVHKHKHEMTLKFGQARTDTVIIADQTPTPTRFLKNCEEVGLFSELAGSFEQDLRKTQEEEERRIKGTLPALQTPTEVKEREGPLEIDSSPPDSPDSTSSLTNSKDAVAMAKEPIALRKAMDVAPRTAASSTPTPTIVRPGSLPLHQGFDSMNPTQPSPTSVITRTPPSNRLSSPSGSFPMLMQLPNGQTVPLLPSPGQTSVISLARSSNTVPNIPGIPGPPIGGSSSGSSSPSGYSTHSEAKTVSPAPPKGGRRRRGADIEPDERRRRFLERNRAAASRCRQKRKVWVSALEKRAEELATANVTLTGEVSLLRTEVTQLKELLLAHKDCPVTAMQKKAYLAAGVDESSASALVMPVSVPAPVSVNGLSVRAAEAVAVLAGMGSGQWSSTSGDASSQSQPTSR, from the exons ATGGGAGACGATCGACCTTTTGTCTGCACTGCCCCAGGCTGTGGACAG AGGTTCACCAATGAGGACCATTTGGCAGTGCACAAACATAAGCATGAGATGACGCTGAAGTTCGGACAAGCCAGAACGGATACAGTTATCATAGCAG aTCAGACACCCACTCCCACCCGTTTTCTAAAGAACTGTGAGGAGGTGGGTTTGTTTAGTGAGCTGGCTGGCTCCTTCGAGCAGGATCTTCGCAAAAcacaggaggaggaggagaggagaatTAAGGGCACG CTTCCAGCTCTACAGACGCCTACAGAGGTTAAAGAGAGGGAGGGACCTCTTGAAATTGACTCCTCCCCTCCGGACAGCCCTGACTCCACCTCTAGCCTGACAAACAGCAAAGATGCAGTTGCCATGGCAAAGGAGCCTATTGCCTTGAGGAAAGCCATG GATGTTGCTCCACGAACTGCTGCAAGTTCCACCCCTACACCAACCATAGTGCGCCCAGGCTCGCTCCCACTTCACCAGGGATTTGACTCCATGAACCCAACTCAGCCCTCACCCACTTCTGTTATCACTAGGACCCCTCCATCAAACAGACTCAG CTCGCCGTCTGGTTCTTTCCCTATGCTGATGCAGCTCCCAAATGGTCAGACTGTTCCTCTGCTGCCCAGTCCAGGGCAGACCTCAGTCATATCG CTTGCCAGATCATCAAACACAGTGCCCAATATCCCAGGGATTCCAGGCCCTCCTATTGGTGGAAGCAGCAGTGGCTCCTCCTCTCCGTCTGGATACAGTACACACTCTGAAGCCAAGACG GTGTCCCCTGCTCCCCCAAAAGGTGGCCGTAGACGACGGGGGGCAGATATTGAACCGGATGAGCGCAGGCGGCGTTTTCTTGAACGGAACAGAGCCGCCGCCTCCCGTTGCCGGCAAAAACGGAAAGTGTGGGTTAGTGCCCTGGAGAAGCGCGCCGAGGAGTTAGCTACTGCTAACGTCACGCTCACT GGTGAAGTGTCCCTTTTGAGGACTGAGGTGACACAGCTGAAAGAGCTTCTGTTGGCCCATAAGGACTGCCCTGTTACTGCCATGCAGAAAAAAGCATATCTCG CTGCAGGAGTAGATGAGAGTTCGGCATCTGCGTTGGTGATGCCCGTGTCGGTCCCGGCTCCGGTGTCTGTTAACGGTCTGAGTGTGCGTGCGGCGGAGGCTGTTGCTGTTTTAGCGGGAATGGGCTCGGGTCAGTGGAGTAGCACGTCTGGAGATGCTTCCTCCCAATCACAGCCCACATCCAGATGA
- the atf7b gene encoding cyclic AMP-dependent transcription factor ATF-7b isoform X1, with the protein MGDDRPFVCTAPGCGQRFTNEDHLAVHKHKHEMTLKFGQARTDTVIIADQTPTPTRFLKNCEEVGLFSELAGSFEQDLRKTQEEEERRIKGTLPALQTPTEVKEREGPLEIDSSPPDSPDSTSSLTNSKDAVAMAKEPIALRKAMDVAPRTAASSTPTPTIVRPGSLPLHQGFDSMNPTQPSPTSVITRTPPSNRLSSPSGSFPMLMQLPNGQTVPLLPSPGQTSVISLARSSNTVPNIPGIPGPPIGGSSSGSSSPSGYSTHSEAKTRLKEALSQQCPSGPAPIQKNDHTETPSPAQPQVSPAPPKGGRRRRGADIEPDERRRRFLERNRAAASRCRQKRKVWVSALEKRAEELATANVTLTGEVSLLRTEVTQLKELLLAHKDCPVTAMQKKAYLAAGVDESSASALVMPVSVPAPVSVNGLSVRAAEAVAVLAGMGSGQWSSTSGDASSQSQPTSR; encoded by the exons ATGGGAGACGATCGACCTTTTGTCTGCACTGCCCCAGGCTGTGGACAG AGGTTCACCAATGAGGACCATTTGGCAGTGCACAAACATAAGCATGAGATGACGCTGAAGTTCGGACAAGCCAGAACGGATACAGTTATCATAGCAG aTCAGACACCCACTCCCACCCGTTTTCTAAAGAACTGTGAGGAGGTGGGTTTGTTTAGTGAGCTGGCTGGCTCCTTCGAGCAGGATCTTCGCAAAAcacaggaggaggaggagaggagaatTAAGGGCACG CTTCCAGCTCTACAGACGCCTACAGAGGTTAAAGAGAGGGAGGGACCTCTTGAAATTGACTCCTCCCCTCCGGACAGCCCTGACTCCACCTCTAGCCTGACAAACAGCAAAGATGCAGTTGCCATGGCAAAGGAGCCTATTGCCTTGAGGAAAGCCATG GATGTTGCTCCACGAACTGCTGCAAGTTCCACCCCTACACCAACCATAGTGCGCCCAGGCTCGCTCCCACTTCACCAGGGATTTGACTCCATGAACCCAACTCAGCCCTCACCCACTTCTGTTATCACTAGGACCCCTCCATCAAACAGACTCAG CTCGCCGTCTGGTTCTTTCCCTATGCTGATGCAGCTCCCAAATGGTCAGACTGTTCCTCTGCTGCCCAGTCCAGGGCAGACCTCAGTCATATCG CTTGCCAGATCATCAAACACAGTGCCCAATATCCCAGGGATTCCAGGCCCTCCTATTGGTGGAAGCAGCAGTGGCTCCTCCTCTCCGTCTGGATACAGTACACACTCTGAAGCCAAGACG AGGCTAAAAGAAGCACTATCTCAGCAGTGTCCTAGTGGACCAGCACCAATACAAAAAAACGATCACACTGAGACACCATCACCTGCTCAACCACAG GTGTCCCCTGCTCCCCCAAAAGGTGGCCGTAGACGACGGGGGGCAGATATTGAACCGGATGAGCGCAGGCGGCGTTTTCTTGAACGGAACAGAGCCGCCGCCTCCCGTTGCCGGCAAAAACGGAAAGTGTGGGTTAGTGCCCTGGAGAAGCGCGCCGAGGAGTTAGCTACTGCTAACGTCACGCTCACT GGTGAAGTGTCCCTTTTGAGGACTGAGGTGACACAGCTGAAAGAGCTTCTGTTGGCCCATAAGGACTGCCCTGTTACTGCCATGCAGAAAAAAGCATATCTCG CTGCAGGAGTAGATGAGAGTTCGGCATCTGCGTTGGTGATGCCCGTGTCGGTCCCGGCTCCGGTGTCTGTTAACGGTCTGAGTGTGCGTGCGGCGGAGGCTGTTGCTGTTTTAGCGGGAATGGGCTCGGGTCAGTGGAGTAGCACGTCTGGAGATGCTTCCTCCCAATCACAGCCCACATCCAGATGA